A genomic window from Coccinella septempunctata chromosome 9, icCocSept1.1, whole genome shotgun sequence includes:
- the LOC123321164 gene encoding myosin-7-like, protein MMRWYSLWIFFYTVGTNGFIIPDDVPTALSVFYSNAPKVKLGTDSRIGWGFRLGDRADAQILLELGPQQYTQRLANQQPFDNPNYPELSSSLDSEDDYNYETSEDEDAEEKDEEMSVEQKRVANETEAAVIRVEIEAMGNLISKLTDTVNDTNQTDQSESGDRQNEVTNNLIRTLEVKMNEEKEKLRDLELTSSSTVKNDIQELEENTSNNELREIIVKLKKYVEKATKTSGEALDDVAALEIETLKRLIKNLSGISKFDDGKDEELLSNESDPKNGTTIVEEKIQSNESDEPEYSTEEPTQHSNKENEKLQVIPKFINVTQDNHDPSVENDFQLLTKDEIFKSETIERKASKKTEDIEQNKELRSIDDQIEKKESSHTLSKNMEKEESPTDLRIPTNREKINGSIGMQQNLKPNDQIKDMLKEEYNDSNELNKTADTLIKFREINKERETVRIEKSGDFKKKKECSSSKIKVEDNSEDIQLKQALVKLKIKLNEQLENLNLNSTIEKQKFMKNLKILKILQEENNKRNEKYMSKSQNSIILEGSYKGVSLKAFQTLSALWVKQDPKISDIICDAKNETELTGKIINKINGSIDEGSVKNIAVDLEKNSTKSTENITKEASEKRSGMENKIATYKEKNETAKYESVEIQNEEKLVKIYEQSNEKKKIDNTTRKVELVNRKEQGSETTTMSMKNSTRIIEESETKSGKQIIRSPRKNKIGYKQYAKTERHRPNNKNNECTKF, encoded by the exons ATGATGCGATGGTACAGCCTCTGGATTTTTTTCTACACCGTCG GCACGAATGGGTTCATTATTCCAGATGATGTCCCAACAGCTTTATCAGTATTTTATTCGAATGCCCCCAAAGTCAAACTTG GTACTGATTCGAGGATCGGATGGGGTTTCAGACTTGGGGACAGGGCAGACGCTCAAATACTCCTAGAGCTTGGACCGCAACAATACACCCAGAGACTGGCCAATCAGCAGCCTTTCGACAACCCTAATTATCCAGAACTGAGTTCGAGTCTGGATTCTGAGGACGATTACAATTACGAAACGTCGGAAGATGAAGACGCAGAAGAAAAAGATGAAGAAATGAGCGTGGAACAGAAAAGGGTCGCGAACGAAACTGAAGCTGCGGTGATAAGGGTTGAAATAGAAGCGATGGGCAATCTCATATCGAAATTGACTGATACCGTTAACGATACAAATCAAACTGACCAATCTGAATCAGGCGATAGACAAAATGAAGTAACGAACAACCTCATTCGTACTCTGGAAGTGAAAATGAacgaagaaaaggaaaaattgaGAGATCTCGAATTAACATCATCTTCCACTGTAAAAAATGACATCCAAGAGCTAGAAGAGAATACATCGAATAACGAATTGAGGGAAATAattgtgaaattaaaaaagtaCGTAGAAAAAGCTACTAAAACTAGCGGTGAAGCTTTGGATGATGTTGCTGCGCTCGAAATTGAAACCCTCAAGAGGCTAATCAAAAACTTGAGTGGAATTTCAAAGTTTGATGATGGCAAAGATGAAGAATTACTATCAAACGAAAGTGATCCAAAAAATGGAACGACTATTGTGGAAGAAAAAATACAGAGCAACGAAAGCGATGAACCGGAGTATTCAACAGAAGAACCTACGCAGCATTCgaacaaagaaaatgaaaaactgcAAGTTATCCCAAAGTTCATCAATGTAACCCAAGACAATCATGATCCAAGTGTTGAAAATGATTTTCAGCTACTGactaaagatgaaattttcaaatctgaaacgATTGAAAGGAAGGCTTCGAAAAAAACAGAAGATATTGAACAAAATAAAGAACTAAGGAGTATCGATGATCAAATAGAGAAAAAGGAATCATCTCATACTCTCtcaaaaaatatggaaaaagaGGAATCTCCGACTGACTTGAGAATACCTACGAATCGCGAGAAAATTAACGGTTCTATTGGAATGCAACAAAATCTCAAACCAAATGACCAAATAAAGGATATGCTAAAAGAAGAATACAATGATAGTAATGAGTTGAATAAAACAGCAGACACACTGATTAAATTCAGAGAAATCAATAAAGAGAGAGAAACGGTAAGAATCGAAAAATCAGgagattttaaaaaaaaaaaagaatgtagtTCGAGCAAAATCAAGGTCGAAGATAATTCTGAAGATATCCAATTGAAACAGGCATTAGTAAAACTGAAGATCAAACTGAATGAACAACTGGAGAATTTGAACTTGAACTCGACAATTGAAaagcaaaaattcatgaaaaatctgaaaatactaaaaattctaCAGGAAGAgaataataaaagaaatgaaaaatacatgaGTAAGTCTCAGAATAGTATTATTCTTGAAGGTTCCTATAAAGGTGTCAGTTTGAAGGCTTTTCAAACTCTTTCTGCCCTATGGGTTAAGCAGGATCCCAAAATATCTGACATTATTTGTGATGCAAAGAATGAAACAGAATTAACCGgaaaaattatcaacaaaatCAATGGATCGATCGATGAAGGTAGTGTGAAAAACATCGCTGttgatttagaaaaaaattccaCCAAGTCAACGGAAAATATAACCAAAGAggcttcagaaaaaagaagtggCATGGAGAATAAAATCGCGACATACAAAGAAAAGAATGAAACAGCAAAATATGAAAGTGTTGAGATACAGAACGAAGAAAAACTAGTGAAAATATACGAACAatcgaatgaaaaaaagaaGATTGATAACACAACCCGAAAAGTTGAGCTAGTCAATAGAAAAGAACAAGGAAGTGAAACGACCACGATGTCCATGAAAAATTCCACGAGGATTATTGaggaaagtgaaacaaaaa GTGGAAAACAAATTATCAGAAGTCCTCGTAAAAACAAAATTGGCTATAAACAATACGCAAAAACCGAACGTCATAGaccaaacaataaaaataacgaATGCACAAAATTTTAA
- the LOC123321165 gene encoding zinc finger Y-chromosomal protein-like: MSERSTSSVKKSWDITNCCVSNCYSTKHKNRALHFHAFPKKGASTVQVTNDLGVIEKMDRREVWAKALLMKEPITTCMRVCSLHFQESDYLATGASLLSMKSPRLKMTAVPSLNLPKEQQTKFGRIRIVQKKIKSEKSLSEINLDQQRIPMELEDLNEKEQKEIVEIKIKEEVTFSYLCNNATNEHSEKCSVKIEEQFTDKSSVFNGEDFPVKLERNDSSSTSEQMDQIGGNTAPKTGCSDLEASSSSESTKLEEQLSSNVEYQESDYVRSADINLKLELVYVKEEDNHLYISESTEEIDQDSNKLKCSYDGYTGNDKSAIKAVPSNENQLQCSFCNYVGSQDYILSRHIMTAHSNTKHFRCPHCQYVCGYQEQIDKHVHSSHRCPSCDYIGGFLQKHIESVHVSRQSNECDLCAYVGSRKDHLENVIQSSYLLGKYECPYCDYITQRKASFRAHLLTNHKCNTCDFVGCCKEHLKKHWIEAHPIPNHKKCPYCDYVGEHRGFVKIHVNSNHKCHMCGYVGDNIGMHVKSAHNAKIDRKCNFCDYVGDADHLSRHSNYVHFEVNH; the protein is encoded by the exons ATGAGTGAAAGAAGCACCAGCTCCGTGAAGAAGTCATGGGATATTACGAACTGCTGTGTGTCTAATTGTTACTCAACGAAACACAAGAACAGAGCTTTGCATTTTCATGCATTTCCTAAGAAGGGTGCTTCGACGGTTCAGGTGACTAACGATCTAGGCGTAATAGAAAAAATGGATCGAAGAGAAGTATGGGCAAAAGCCTTATTGATGAAAGAACCTATCACCACCTGTATGCGTGTCTGCTCTCTTCACTTTCAAGAGAGCGATTATTTGGCCACAG GTGCTTCCCTTTTAAGCATGAAAAGTCCAAGGCTCAAGATGACAGCAGTTCCCTCTCTCAATTTACCTAAAGAACAACAGACCAAGTTTGGCCGGATTAGGATagtacagaaaaaaattaaatctgaaAAGTCGCTGAGCGAAATTAATCTGGATCAACAACGTATCCCAATGGAGCTTGAAGATTTGAATGAAAAAGAACA AaaggaaattgttgaaataaagATCAAAGAAGAAGTAACATTCTCATACCTTTG CAACAATGCCACAAATGAACATAGTGAAAAGTGCAGTGTCAAAATTGAGGAACAGTTTACCGATAAATCAAGCGTTTTCAATGGGGAAGACTTTCCAGTCAAACTAGAACGAAATGACTCCAGTTCTACATCCGAACAAATGGATCAAATAGGTGGGAACACTGCACCAAAGACAGGTTGTTCAGATTTGGAGGCTTCTTCTTCCTCTGAGTCTACTAAACTCGAGGAACAATTAAGTTCCAATGTGGAATATCAAGAAAGTGATTATGTTAGAAGTGCTGATATTAACTTAAAGTTAGAATTggtttatgtgaaagaagaggacaatcatttatatatttcagagAGTACAGAAGAAATTGATCAAGATTCGAACAAGTTGAAATGTTCGTACGATGGTTATACAGGAAATGATAAGAGTGCCATCAAAGCTGTTCCTTCCAATGAAAATCAGCTCCAATGCAGTTTCTGCAATTATGTCGGAAGTCAAGATTACATTCTCAGCAGACACATAATGACAGCTCACAGCAATACCAAACATTTCAGATGTCCCCATTGCCAGTACGTTTGCGGTTACCAAGAGCAGATCGACAAACATGTACACTCCAGCCATCGTTGTCCCTCCTGCGATTATATCGGGGGATTCCTCCAGAAACACATAGAATCTGTTCACGTCAGTAGGCAGAGTAACGAATGCGATTTGTGCGCTTACGTTGGCAGCCGTAAGGATCACCTGGAAAACGTGATCCAGTCCTCGTATCTCTTGGGCAAATACGAATGTCCCTACTGCGATTATATCACGCAgaggaaggccagtttcaggGCGCATTTACTGACGAATCATAAATGCAACACGTGCGATTTCGTGGGATGCTGCAAAGAGCACCTGAAAAAACACTGGATCGAAGCTCATCCCATCCCGAACCACAAGAAGTGTCCTTACTGCGATTATGTGGGGGAACATAGGGGTTTCGTCAAGATACATGTCAACTCTAACCACAAGTGTCACATGTGCGGTTATGTTGGTGATAATATAGGAATGCACGTCAAATCTGCGCACAATGCTAAAATTGATCGAAAGTGTAATTTTTGCGATTACGTGGGCGACGCGGATCATCTCAGCAGGCACTCGAATTACGTTCATTTCGAGGTGAATCATTAG